Sequence from the Saccharopolyspora pogona genome:
GGGTCACCTCGGAGCTGGCCACCGCGGTGCGCGGCGTCGTGCAGGTGCTGCGGGACGAGGACGTGCAGGCCGTGCTGGAACAGGCGGTCGTGCGCAAGGTGCTTTCGCAGCCCTGGGGGCCACCGCTGGGCCGGATCCTCTCGCAGGTCTTCGCCGACGGCTCGCACCACAAGCTCGTCGATCTGATCTGCGACCGGGCCTACGACTGGGTGCGGGACAACCACGAAACGGTGCTGCGGGTGGTCAGCCAGCGCGCGCCGTCGTGGTCGCCGAAGTTTTTCGACACCATCGTGGCCGACAAGATCTACGTCGAGGTGCTGTCGTTCGCATGGGCGGTCAAGACCGATCCGGAGCACCCGATGCGCAAGGCCGTCGACCGGTTCCTGGTGGAGTTCGCGGCCGACCTGCAGCACGACCCGAAGACGATGGCCAAGGCCGAGCAGATCCAGCAGCAGGTGCTGGAGCACCCGGAGGTGCAAAACCTCGTCTCCTCGGCGTGGGGCACGGCGAAGAAGATGCTGCTGGACGCCGCGGCGGACCCGTCGAGCGAGCTCCGGGTCCGGGTGCGCGAAGGACTGCGCTCGCTCGGCCGCCGGTTGGTCGAGGAGCCGGAACTGCAGTCCAAGGTCGACGGTTGGCTGGAGGGCGCCCTGGTCTACGTGGTGTCCAACTACCGCGACGAGCTGACCACGCTGATCACGGAAACCGTGGAGCGCTGGGACGCGCAGGAGACGTCCCGCAAGATCGAGCTCCAGGTCGGCCGGGACCTGCAGTTCATCCGCATCAACGGCACCGTCGTCGGTGCCCTCGCCGGCCTGCTGATCTACACCTTCTCCCAGCTGCTGCTCTGAGAACCGGCCTCACCCGAGGAAAACGGCCCGTCCGCCCCGCGGCGAGCGGGCCGTTTCCGCTGTTCAGGCGGTGGTGTGGCGTTCCCGCCAGGAGCGGGCCTTCTCGCGGTTGCCGCACACGCGCATAGAGCACCAGGTCCGGGAGCGGTTGCGGGAGCGGTCGTAGAACGCCCAGAGGCAGTCGTCGGCCGGGCAGATCTTGATCCGACCCCACCGCCCGGTGTGCACCAGGCGGGCCGCCGCGACGAGCACGCTGCCGATCGCATCGCCGCCGGTCAACGTCGGAATGCCGTTGTGCAACCGGACCTGCACGGGCCAGGCCGTTTCGAACACCGCATGCGGTCGGACGTCGCAGGACACCGTCGTGCGCATGGCGTCGCGGATCTCGCGCGCCGCATCTACGCCGGGGGCTTTGCCGAGGTCCTGGTCGATGCACCACTGCTGCCACTGCCCGGGATCGTCGAGGATCTCGGTGCCCTTCTCGGCGTCGCAGGTGTTCAGGAAGGCCAAGACCAGCGCGATGTCGTGGTCGAAGTCGAGTTCGACGCCGTCCGGGGACGACGGGCGATCCACCTCCGGAGCGACAGCTCTGCTGTTCACGAACACCATCGTAAGCCAATAGGGGGTTGTGCCGGGTTGATGTAACCAACATAATCGCAACATCGGTTAGTAACCCGCAAACAATGTTTGACAGGTTAGGGATTTGGTGATGAATCCGATCCGGATCGATCCGTTCGGGTACTCCGCGAGCAGCCGCGAGCTGACCGTGAGGGTGCTTCGGGGTGGCGAGATCGACCGGGCGCTGCGCGAGGGGGCAGGCTCCGCCCGGAGTGGCTCGACCGGTTCGCCAACTGGTGGGCCTCGGCGACGGAGGCGGTGCGGCCCGGCGCTGCGGTGGACCCCGGTCCGGCTCCGCGCGGTTGCTTCAACTGATCACGAGAGGGATGACGATGACGACGACCTTGCGATTGGCCGCCTTCGCGATCGACTGCCCGGACCCGCGGGCGCTGGCCGGCTTCTACGGGCGGTTGCTGGGCTGGGAGCTCGACCCCGAGTCCGATGACGACTGGGTCGAGCTCGTGGACCCGGCCGGCGGCGCGCCACTGGCCTTCCAGCGCGACCCGGGCTACCGCCCGCCGACCTGGCCGAGTCGGGATGTGCCGCAGATGATGCACCTGGACATCAGGGTGCAGACGCTCGCGGAGGGGCACGAGCGGGCGATCGCGGCGGGTGCGACGCCGCTGCCGCAGCCGCCCGACCAGCAGGGCGCGAGCTTCCGCGTCTACGCCGACCCGGATGGTCACCCGTTCTGCATGTGCGCCTGCAAGGAGTGATCGGACTCTCCGGTCAGGGTGCAAGCAGTCTGCTTGCAAGAGTTAGCACTCGTGGTTATCGTGGTTGGTGACCGGAGAGGTGCTAGCCGATGGATCGCGTGGACAAAGCCGTCAACAAGGCCGTGAACCAAGCGGTCAGCGACCTCGGCAGCTACATCCGGGCGCAACGCAACAACGCCCAGATCTCGTTGCGGCAGCTGGCGAAGCTCGCCGGCGTGTCGAACCCGTACCTGAGTCAGGTGGAACGCGGGCTGCGCAAGCCGAGCGCGGAGATCTTGCAGCAGATCGCCAAAGGGCTGCGGATCTCCGCCGAAGCGCTCTACGTGCAGGCCGGGATCTTGGAGCGCCGCGAGAGCGGGCCGGTGGTGGACGCGATCCTCGCCGACCAAGAGCTCAGCGAGCGGCAGAAACAAGTGCTTCTGGACATCTACGCCTCGTTCCGGCGGGAACGCGAAACCGCGGCGGACGGGGACACCGAGCAACCCGAGGAGTAACCGCCATGCCGGCATTCCCGAAGACCGAAGACGTGACCAAGGTGCGCGAGCAGGCCGCGCAGGCCCTCGGCGAAGCCGTCGAGCAGGCCCGCACCCCGCTGCTCGCCGCGCTCGGCGCCGGCGACCTCGCCGCCCACGCCCTGCTGGAGGCGGTCAACAAGGTCCGCAGCCAGCTCAACGAGCGCGCCGAGGCCGCGCGCCAGGAACTGCCGGGCGACCTCGGCGAACTGCGCGACAAGTTCGACCCGGCCGAGCTGCGCAAGCGCGTCGACGCCTACAGCCAGACCGCGAAGCAGCTCTACGACTACCTGGCCGAGCGCGGCGAGGAGACGCTGCACCGGCTGCAGGACCAGCCGCAGGTCAAGAAGGTCTGGGACCAGGTCGGGACCGCGCAGGGCAAGGTCGAGGAGACCGTCGACGAGGTCCGCGACCTGGCCGACGACGTGCTCGGCAAGGTCAGTCGCCCGTTCGGCAAGACCGAGGAAGAGCCCGCCGAGGAGCCCAAGACCGCCCCCAAGGCCGCGGACGACCCTGCCGCCAAGCCTGCGGCGAAGAGCACCACGGCCACGGAGACCACTGCGCGCAAGACCACGACCAAGTCGGCCGCCGCGAAGAAGTCCTCAACCACCAAGTCCACCGAAAGCTGACCGTCCGACCGGATGCCCGCGGTCCCGGCGACCACGTAGGGTAGACGACGTGGAGCTGGCGCTTTGGATCCTGACGATCATCTGGATTGCGGGCATCCCGGTCGGGGTATTCGCTTTCGCGCACGCGGCGCTGCAGCGCGCGGACGCTTTCACCGCCGTCGACAAGCTGAACAAGCTGGCCTGGATGGGCATCACGGGTGCCGCCGCGCTGGTGCTGATCTTCAGCATGCAGGGCCCGTACACGATCATCTGGATCGCTGGGCTGGTCGCTTCGCTGGTCTACATCGTCGACGTCCGGCCGAAGGTGAAGGAAATCCAGGGACGGTCCTGGTAGTGGGGGCTCGCTGGGCGGCGCACGGCCGCGGGTCCCCGGTGACCCTCGTCGTGCACGGGCTGGGCGCGACCGAAGGCGAAGCGCGCATTCCGGCCTCCGGCCTTCCGGGAACGCGCGTCGTGATCACGCTGCCGGGCCACGGCAGCGCCCCCGATGCGCCCCCGAGCTACTGGAACTACGCCTCGGTCGCGGCAGACGTCCTCGCCGTGGCTGATGAGGTCGAGGCGACCCGTGCCGTCGGTGTCTCGCTCGGCGCGGGCGCGTTGACCCGCATCGCCGCAGATCATCCGGGCCGGTTCGAGCGGTTGGCGCTGCTGCTGCCCGCCGCGTTGGACCGGCCTCGCGAGGTGGCCGCGACCTGGGCGTTCGAGCGACTCGCGGCCGCGGTTGCCGATGGACCCGAGGCGCTGCGCGAGATCGTCGCCGCGGACATCCCCGCAGGCATCGAGGTCGGCGACTACGTCGACCGCCGGGCTGAGGCCTTGCTGCGGCTCGAAGACGCGCTCCGCGAACTGCCGGAGCAGGTCCCGGTCCCGGACCCCGCCGCGCTGGCCGCCGTCCGGTCGGAGGTGCTGGTTATCGGCGCCACCGACGATCCGCTGCACCCGGCCGAGGTCGCCAAGGCGGTGGCTGCCGCCTTCGTCCGTGCCCGGCTGGAGATCCTGTCCTCAACCGCGCCGATGGTCACGCATCGCCGGGAGCTGCGCCGCCTGCTGGCGGACTTCCTGCGCTGAACCCGCGTCCGGCGAGTTCGGGCGGGTTCGTATTGTCGGGGGCATGGGTGTTGATTGGTCTGTGGCAGCCGGAACGCTGGACGTGAGCTCGGCGCTGGAGCACCTCGATCTGCTCGCCGAGCCGGTTGCGGCGGCGGTGCGCGAGCTAGACGACGAGCGGGTCGGGGTCACCGAGATCGACCCGGAGCTGGCGGACACCGCCGCGTTCTGCGAGCAGTACGGCTCGCCCCTGGATCTGTCGGCGAACTGCGTGGTCGTCGCGGGCAAGCGGGCAGGCGAGGTGCGCTACGCCGGGTGCGTCGTGCTGGCCACCACCCGCGCCGACGTCAACGGCGTGGTCAAGCGGCGGCTCGACGTGCGTAAGGCGTCGTTCGCGCCGATGGACGACGCGGTTCGTCTCAGCGGCATGGAGTACGGCGGGATCACGCCGTTCGGGCTGCCCGCCGACTGGCCGATCCTGGTGGATCCCGAGGTGGCCAAGGCCCCGGCGGTGGTCGTCGGCAGCGGGCTGCGCCGCAGCAAGATCATCATGCCGGGCGAGATCCTGGCCCAGCTCCCGGGAGCGGAACTCCTGGAGGGCCTAGGCCGGTGACGCTCGTGAGTGGTAATTCGGGTTCTTGCCGGTTTTCGCACTCACGACCACTGGAAGCCCCGCACCTTGACGGCGGCGACGAAGTCGGCCCACCGAGCCCGGGAAACGGTCAGCACGGGACTGGCGTCCCCAAGCTTCGAATCCCGCATCCCGACGAGGTCAACAACCTGCCCGACCTCGACGCAGCTCCCGGACTGCCCGCTGTAGCTTGACTTTCGCCAGCCCACTTCGACGCAGTTACCAGTCCCATTACTGCGGCTGGACTTGCGCCAGCTCATGGATGCAAGATCGACGGCTAACGGCTTGTGAGTCATCACCTGAGTTCCTCGGCAGTGCGTGCGATCAGTTCCGTGCTCTCCCGGGGCGAGAGAGCTAGGGCCGTCACCGCGTTGAACGTGTGGTTGTAGGCGCGTACTTCATGAGGTTTCTCCCGAAACGCCCACGAAGTCAATGTTTCGAGGTACACAGCCTCGGGATCTGTCTGCTCGGGGAATGACAAGATCATGTAGTTCTCCCCACGCCTCGGGTGAGCGCCCGTGGTAAAAGGCACCACCTGGACGGTCACGTCGTGCTTCTCGACGACCTTGACGATGTGCAGCAACTGGTCACGCAAGACCTGACGACCACCGACCTGGTAGCGAATCGCTTCCTCGCCGATCACGGCGGTCAGTTTGCAATCCGGATCCTTGAGGCGTCGCTGCCGCCGCATCCGTAGATCAACTCGGCGTTCGATGTCCTGCGGGCGGACGTACGGCGTCGCAGCACTGATCACTGCATCGGCGTAGGCGTTCGTTTGTAGCAATCCTGGGATTACGCCACCCTCGAACGTCTTGAGCCATGTCGCTTCGGTCTCAAGCCCGATCAACACTTCGACCTGCTCCGGCAAGACATCGCTGAAGTCGCGCCAGCCCTTCTTCGCGGCATCCTTGCGAAGTTCGCGAAGCAACTCGGTTTGATGTTCCTTGGGTTCGAGATAGTCGATCGCCGCTTCAAGCTGCTTCGATGTGAGGACGGCACGTCCGTTCTCACACTGCGACAGGTGTGACTGGGAGACGCCCACAGCCTTGGCAAGTTCAACGCCCCGGATGTTGGCGTTGCTGCGTAAATCGCGAAGCTGCGATCCCAAACGACGGCTCCGTACTGTCGGGCTCATGGCCATGCGAACGGTCCTCCTTCAACTCAGGACGATCTTCCCTGCTTGTTCGGTGAGTCCCAACGCGGCGGAGTTGCACGATCGGTCCGAAGTGGACTGGATACGCGGGGAGTCGTGCATGCGTTGCTGGCGCATCCTCGCCGACCGCGACAACGCCTGATTTTCCTGAATTTGCAAACGATTTCGGAAGGAAAATCCATGTTCTGGCTTCAGTTGGCCACTTTCGTCCTCTTCAACGTGTTGATCCTGGCCATGCTGGTCAGTCGCGTTCCGGTGCCCGGGTTCTCGCTTTCCACAGCCCAACACGCCGGAGGCGCCGAAGGCGGGTACACCGTCTGGCACCTGATCGCAGACGTCGAAGCCGAACGCCGCGCCGAGCGGGAGCCTCCGCCCATACCGGCTTTCCCGACGCGCGACCCCGATTAGCCCACCGGGCGACATCACCTGCGCATCTGATCAACACCCCCCAAGAACGGGCCGCTGCGGTGCCCCATCCCCCGACCCCGCCGCAGCGGCCCAACCCCGGTGGCCGGGCGCTGGCCTCCCCTCCCAGAGCGCCCGGCCACCGGATCAGAAGACGACGGTGCGGCGGCCGTGGACCAAGACCCGGTCTTCGAGGTGCGCGCGCAGAAACGGGTGCGGAATTCGCCCGCTGACCAGGTAAGAGGCGGGTTGGTATGTCGCGATGCCATCCTGATGGCGCAGTGGCCATTGCAGTCCCGGCTCGCCGTCCAGCTACCACGGCCGCTTCTGTGCCTGGGCAAATAAAAACCCCCGGCGCGTATCTGAGGTACTGGCTAACCGGGGGACTTCGATTCAGATCGAATCACGAGCAAACCGTATCGCGAATCGATACGAGAATCGGACAGATCAGTATCGCGCGGCGATACGCCAGCGCCAGGATCGGCTGTCCCTCCAACCGGCCGTTGGTGATCGTGGTGGTAGAACACCGCAGTGGGCTAGGACACTGCCGTGCAGGATGAGCTGAGGAAGCTGCTGTCCGCTGAACGGCTGGGCACCTACCACCGGCATGCACCGCTCTGGGGCCGCTCGCCCATTGATCTGTACCTACTCGGTGGTGACCTCGCGGCGAGCTTTCATCGCGATCTCGGTGTGGCCGAGGTGGTGCT
This genomic interval carries:
- a CDS encoding DUF445 domain-containing protein gives rise to the protein MKAVAGGFLLVATLIYVIARWQENAGADAWVGYVRAAAEAGMVGALADWFAVTALFRRPLGLPIPHTAIIPTRKDVIGRSLGDFVGSNFLAEQVVRDKLRRAEVSRRLGGWLDDADHAERVTSELATAVRGVVQVLRDEDVQAVLEQAVVRKVLSQPWGPPLGRILSQVFADGSHHKLVDLICDRAYDWVRDNHETVLRVVSQRAPSWSPKFFDTIVADKIYVEVLSFAWAVKTDPEHPMRKAVDRFLVEFAADLQHDPKTMAKAEQIQQQVLEHPEVQNLVSSAWGTAKKMLLDAAADPSSELRVRVREGLRSLGRRLVEEPELQSKVDGWLEGALVYVVSNYRDELTTLITETVERWDAQETSRKIELQVGRDLQFIRINGTVVGALAGLLIYTFSQLLL
- a CDS encoding CGNR zinc finger domain-containing protein, which produces MVFVNSRAVAPEVDRPSSPDGVELDFDHDIALVLAFLNTCDAEKGTEILDDPGQWQQWCIDQDLGKAPGVDAAREIRDAMRTTVSCDVRPHAVFETAWPVQVRLHNGIPTLTGGDAIGSVLVAAARLVHTGRWGRIKICPADDCLWAFYDRSRNRSRTWCSMRVCGNREKARSWRERHTTA
- a CDS encoding VOC family protein; this encodes MTTTLRLAAFAIDCPDPRALAGFYGRLLGWELDPESDDDWVELVDPAGGAPLAFQRDPGYRPPTWPSRDVPQMMHLDIRVQTLAEGHERAIAAGATPLPQPPDQQGASFRVYADPDGHPFCMCACKE
- a CDS encoding helix-turn-helix domain-containing protein — its product is MDRVDKAVNKAVNQAVSDLGSYIRAQRNNAQISLRQLAKLAGVSNPYLSQVERGLRKPSAEILQQIAKGLRISAEALYVQAGILERRESGPVVDAILADQELSERQKQVLLDIYASFRRERETAADGDTEQPEE
- a CDS encoding DUF2516 family protein, with amino-acid sequence MELALWILTIIWIAGIPVGVFAFAHAALQRADAFTAVDKLNKLAWMGITGAAALVLIFSMQGPYTIIWIAGLVASLVYIVDVRPKVKEIQGRSW
- a CDS encoding alpha/beta fold hydrolase, translated to MGARWAAHGRGSPVTLVVHGLGATEGEARIPASGLPGTRVVITLPGHGSAPDAPPSYWNYASVAADVLAVADEVEATRAVGVSLGAGALTRIAADHPGRFERLALLLPAALDRPREVAATWAFERLAAAVADGPEALREIVAADIPAGIEVGDYVDRRAEALLRLEDALRELPEQVPVPDPAALAAVRSEVLVIGATDDPLHPAEVAKAVAAAFVRARLEILSSTAPMVTHRRELRRLLADFLR
- a CDS encoding YbaK/EbsC family protein; protein product: MGVDWSVAAGTLDVSSALEHLDLLAEPVAAAVRELDDERVGVTEIDPELADTAAFCEQYGSPLDLSANCVVVAGKRAGEVRYAGCVVLATTRADVNGVVKRRLDVRKASFAPMDDAVRLSGMEYGGITPFGLPADWPILVDPEVAKAPAVVVGSGLRRSKIIMPGEILAQLPGAELLEGLGR
- a CDS encoding DUF397 domain-containing protein, with amino-acid sequence MTHKPLAVDLASMSWRKSSRSNGTGNCVEVGWRKSSYSGQSGSCVEVGQVVDLVGMRDSKLGDASPVLTVSRARWADFVAAVKVRGFQWS
- a CDS encoding helix-turn-helix domain-containing protein; this encodes MAMSPTVRSRRLGSQLRDLRSNANIRGVELAKAVGVSQSHLSQCENGRAVLTSKQLEAAIDYLEPKEHQTELLRELRKDAAKKGWRDFSDVLPEQVEVLIGLETEATWLKTFEGGVIPGLLQTNAYADAVISAATPYVRPQDIERRVDLRMRRQRRLKDPDCKLTAVIGEEAIRYQVGGRQVLRDQLLHIVKVVEKHDVTVQVVPFTTGAHPRRGENYMILSFPEQTDPEAVYLETLTSWAFREKPHEVRAYNHTFNAVTALALSPRESTELIARTAEELR
- a CDS encoding flagellar basal body-associated FliL family protein, encoding MHALLAHPRRPRQRLIFLNLQTISEGKSMFWLQLATFVLFNVLILAMLVSRVPVPGFSLSTAQHAGGAEGGYTVWHLIADVEAERRAEREPPPIPAFPTRDPD